A single region of the Roseimicrobium gellanilyticum genome encodes:
- a CDS encoding DUF58 domain-containing protein encodes MAKLSDLLPAEDLAQLTGLPLFARTVMEGFSTGMHASPHKGFSVEFRQHRPYVQGDEIKRLDWKIFGRSDRFYIREYDEETNLRATILLDASGSMKYRGTKGQVKFEHARKLAASLAYVLTGQQDAVGLVTFDSKVRDYIPCRTKTTHLHNILEVLMKTQPGQDTSLAGVLQNLAPRMKRRGLLLLLSDCFDDAEALLQAVGVLRKQGHEIIVFQLWDRDEIDFPFSRWARFENLENPEDFEQLDPVVIRQRYLQVLAKFREELLEGLRKHQVDLVPIMTDEPLTAAVKSYLALRMRH; translated from the coding sequence ATGGCCAAACTCTCCGACCTCCTACCTGCCGAAGATCTGGCGCAGCTCACCGGGCTGCCGCTCTTCGCGCGGACGGTCATGGAGGGTTTCTCCACGGGGATGCACGCCTCTCCGCATAAAGGATTCAGTGTCGAGTTCCGCCAGCATCGCCCGTATGTGCAGGGGGATGAAATCAAGCGGCTGGACTGGAAAATCTTCGGCCGCAGCGACCGCTTCTACATCCGCGAATACGATGAGGAGACGAATCTGCGCGCGACCATCCTGCTGGATGCCAGCGGGTCGATGAAGTACCGCGGCACGAAGGGACAGGTGAAGTTCGAGCATGCACGGAAGCTCGCGGCATCACTCGCGTATGTGCTCACCGGTCAGCAGGATGCCGTCGGCCTCGTGACCTTCGACAGCAAGGTGCGTGACTACATTCCCTGCCGCACGAAGACCACGCACCTGCACAACATCCTGGAAGTGCTCATGAAGACACAGCCAGGTCAGGATACCTCGCTCGCGGGTGTGCTGCAGAATCTGGCGCCACGCATGAAGCGCCGCGGGCTGCTCCTGCTGCTCTCGGACTGCTTTGATGACGCTGAAGCCCTGCTGCAAGCCGTCGGTGTCCTGCGGAAGCAGGGTCATGAGATCATCGTGTTCCAATTGTGGGATCGCGATGAGATCGACTTCCCCTTTTCACGCTGGGCGCGCTTTGAGAATCTGGAAAATCCCGAGGACTTCGAGCAGCTCGACCCCGTGGTGATCCGGCAGCGCTACCTGCAGGTGCTGGCGAAGTTCCGCGAGGAACTGCTCGAAGGCCTGCGCAAGCACCAGGTGGATCTGGTGCCCATCATGACAGACGAACCACTCACCGCCGCGGTGAAAAGCTACCTCGCGCTGCGCATGCGGCACTGA
- the can gene encoding carbonate dehydratase, with protein sequence MPTPPLTPLLSQNRAWSESMRAEDPEFFMRLVEQQVPQYLWIGCSDSRVPANEIVGMAPGELFVHRNVANVVVHTDLNCLSVLQYAVEVLKVKHILVVGHYGCGGVRAAMQNMKLGLINNWLRHVQDVQQKHNFQLDKIEDEDARVDRLCELNVVEQVMNVCQTTVVEGAWERGQDLSVHGWIYRLSDGIIRDLSINVTANDNLAECRDAASTKLIAKAHKWL encoded by the coding sequence ATGCCAACACCTCCCCTGACTCCCCTGCTCTCCCAAAATCGTGCCTGGTCAGAATCCATGCGAGCGGAGGACCCGGAGTTCTTCATGCGACTGGTGGAGCAGCAGGTGCCCCAGTACCTGTGGATTGGCTGCTCAGACAGCCGCGTGCCGGCGAATGAAATCGTGGGCATGGCACCGGGGGAACTTTTCGTGCACCGCAACGTGGCGAATGTGGTGGTGCATACCGACCTGAACTGCCTCAGCGTGCTGCAGTACGCTGTGGAAGTGCTGAAGGTGAAACACATCCTTGTGGTGGGCCACTACGGCTGCGGCGGCGTGCGCGCGGCCATGCAGAACATGAAGCTGGGCCTCATCAACAACTGGCTGCGCCACGTGCAGGATGTGCAGCAGAAGCACAACTTCCAGCTCGATAAGATCGAAGACGAGGACGCCCGAGTGGATCGCCTGTGCGAACTCAACGTGGTGGAACAGGTGATGAACGTGTGCCAGACCACGGTGGTGGAAGGTGCGTGGGAACGCGGACAAGACCTCAGCGTTCATGGATGGATCTACCGCCTGAGCGATGGCATCATCCGCGACCTGAGCATCAACGTGACAGCCAATGACAATCTCGCGGAATGCCGCGACGCCGCCTCGACCAAGCTGATCGCAAAGGCGCACAAGTGGCTGTAG
- a CDS encoding acyl-CoA thioesterase, giving the protein MTQGLPAGKEILAGGPVESMLVGMPEHRFLHRDLVQFSDTDMAGIVHFSNFFRFMERAEHAFFRSLGLSIVERPGTILEGNPVGWPRVHASCDFLTPLFFEDEVEVELLVEELRTRSIRYLFRVRKLDGTLAAEGRIAAVCVQKDKEKGGMKAVEIPARVRDRLETAPAEVLGTGRKG; this is encoded by the coding sequence GTGACACAAGGTTTACCGGCGGGGAAGGAAATTCTTGCAGGTGGCCCTGTCGAGTCCATGCTCGTGGGCATGCCTGAGCACCGCTTCCTCCATCGCGATCTGGTCCAGTTTTCAGATACGGATATGGCTGGGATTGTGCACTTTTCGAATTTTTTCCGGTTTATGGAGCGTGCCGAGCATGCCTTCTTCCGCTCGCTGGGCTTGAGCATTGTGGAGCGTCCGGGCACCATCTTGGAAGGGAACCCCGTAGGCTGGCCTCGCGTGCATGCCTCCTGCGATTTCCTGACCCCTCTCTTCTTTGAAGACGAGGTGGAAGTGGAACTTCTCGTGGAGGAACTCCGCACCCGCTCCATCCGCTACCTCTTCCGCGTGCGGAAGCTGGACGGGACCCTCGCTGCCGAAGGGCGCATTGCCGCCGTGTGCGTGCAGAAGGACAAGGAGAAAGGTGGCATGAAGGCCGTGGAGATCCCGGCTCGTGTGAGAGACAGGCTGGAGACCGCGCCCGCGGAAGTGCTGGGGACAGGGAGGAAGGGGTAG
- a CDS encoding LptF/LptG family permease: MPRLRIFDRYIFSQVAWSTLMGVLVLTGVMVLGTVFKEMERLLGDTSSLPILAVLQFISYVIPYSLIFTIPWALLTAILLVFGRMSADNEMTALRMTGMPMWRICMPVFILAVAMSGVCFWVNIQLAPMAKTKIKRLFYDLALDDPAVLFQEGKVLEKFPGYRIFTKKRKDKKLWDVEIVQTTLGNMERYIRAERAEVEVTPGVTDFILRLYDCQIETTKADEAPPAPSAATAAAATVPAAPVEDDPSAKFQPLYAKEFAISFPLSELKAKTERVSNSMKSTDDLWTEVKTGVSVVNGQPMTKSLISAVRTEISLRYSFSLVAIVFCLVGIPLAVTAQRRETSIGFALSLLVAVSYQVFVILASNLAEKRGAYPHILMWLPTLLFTAVGVRLFYKLSRK, translated from the coding sequence ATGCCGAGACTGCGCATCTTTGACCGATACATCTTCTCCCAAGTGGCCTGGTCCACCCTCATGGGGGTGCTCGTGCTCACCGGGGTCATGGTGCTGGGCACCGTGTTCAAGGAAATGGAGCGCCTGCTGGGTGACACCTCCTCCCTGCCCATCCTGGCGGTGCTGCAGTTCATCAGCTACGTCATTCCGTACTCGCTGATTTTCACCATTCCCTGGGCGCTGCTCACGGCCATCCTGCTCGTGTTCGGCCGCATGAGCGCGGACAATGAAATGACCGCCCTGCGCATGACCGGCATGCCCATGTGGCGCATCTGCATGCCCGTCTTCATCCTTGCCGTGGCCATGTCCGGCGTGTGCTTCTGGGTGAACATCCAGCTCGCCCCGATGGCGAAGACGAAGATCAAGCGCCTCTTCTACGATCTGGCACTCGATGATCCCGCCGTGCTCTTCCAGGAAGGCAAGGTGCTCGAGAAATTTCCCGGCTACCGCATCTTCACCAAGAAGCGCAAGGACAAGAAACTCTGGGACGTGGAGATTGTGCAGACCACCCTGGGCAACATGGAGCGCTACATCCGCGCGGAACGTGCCGAGGTGGAAGTGACGCCTGGCGTGACGGACTTCATCCTGCGCCTCTACGATTGCCAGATCGAAACCACCAAGGCAGACGAAGCCCCGCCCGCCCCAAGCGCTGCAACCGCCGCCGCAGCGACAGTGCCCGCCGCTCCTGTGGAAGATGACCCGAGCGCGAAGTTCCAACCGCTGTATGCGAAGGAGTTTGCGATTTCCTTCCCCCTCAGTGAGCTGAAGGCCAAGACAGAGCGTGTCTCGAACAGCATGAAGAGCACCGACGACCTCTGGACGGAGGTGAAGACCGGTGTCAGCGTGGTGAATGGCCAGCCGATGACGAAGTCCCTGATCTCCGCAGTGCGCACCGAAATCTCCCTGCGGTACAGCTTCTCCCTTGTGGCGATCGTGTTCTGCCTCGTGGGCATCCCTCTCGCCGTCACTGCCCAGCGCCGTGAGACCTCCATCGGCTTTGCCCTCAGCCTTCTGGTGGCTGTGTCGTATCAGGTGTTTGTGATTCTCGCGTCCAACCTGGCGGAGAAGCGCGGCGCGTATCCCCACATCTTGATGTGGCTCCCGACGCTGCTGTTTACCGCGGTGGGTGTGCGGTTGTTTTACAAGCTGAGCAGGAAGTAG
- a CDS encoding site-2 protease family protein produces the protein MKRWSLHVGTFGGTEVRLHATFLLLLGLLGWITLANHGPAAALDTVAFVIAIFFCVLLHEFGHVIAARRFGIQTTDVTLLPIGGLARLERMPRKPTQELVVALAGPAVNVAIFLAIWPFLRFVPSPTVDYDMMRAPFFERLAYWNLIMVVFNMIPAFPMDGGRVLRAALAHFMEYANATRIAASIGQTIAVFAGVYFLFVLQNPVIVIIAIFIFLGAGQEAAYVSDQEAMRGLRVSDAMLTEFRTLPQGAVLQDAVDLLLAGTQHDFPVLDEEGQVHGMLSRTSLINGLAQHGAQQSVSAVIVPCETTLKPYHPLPDAVELLRSSACPALPVQDPLSGKLLGLLTLENIGEMMMVRAALGQGRQTTT, from the coding sequence ATGAAACGCTGGTCCCTGCACGTTGGAACATTCGGCGGCACGGAAGTGCGGCTGCATGCCACCTTTCTTTTGCTCCTTGGCCTTCTGGGCTGGATAACACTCGCCAACCACGGTCCGGCCGCGGCGCTCGATACGGTGGCGTTCGTCATCGCCATCTTCTTCTGTGTGCTGCTGCATGAGTTCGGCCACGTGATCGCGGCGCGTCGCTTTGGCATCCAGACCACGGATGTGACCCTGCTGCCCATCGGTGGACTCGCACGTCTGGAGCGCATGCCGCGCAAGCCCACGCAGGAGTTGGTAGTCGCGCTCGCGGGTCCGGCGGTGAATGTGGCGATCTTCCTGGCCATCTGGCCGTTTCTTCGATTTGTGCCGAGTCCTACGGTGGATTACGACATGATGCGGGCGCCCTTCTTCGAGAGACTGGCCTATTGGAATTTGATCATGGTGGTCTTCAACATGATCCCGGCCTTCCCCATGGATGGTGGACGCGTGTTGCGGGCTGCGTTGGCGCACTTCATGGAGTATGCAAACGCGACACGCATCGCCGCATCCATCGGCCAGACGATTGCGGTTTTTGCGGGCGTTTATTTCCTTTTCGTCCTGCAGAACCCCGTCATCGTCATCATCGCCATCTTCATCTTCCTCGGCGCTGGACAGGAGGCTGCGTACGTAAGTGACCAGGAGGCGATGCGCGGACTGCGGGTAAGTGATGCGATGCTTACGGAATTCCGCACGCTGCCCCAGGGCGCGGTGCTGCAGGATGCGGTGGATCTGCTGCTCGCTGGCACGCAGCATGACTTCCCTGTGCTGGATGAGGAGGGCCAGGTGCACGGCATGCTTAGCCGGACGTCCCTCATCAATGGTCTGGCGCAGCATGGTGCGCAGCAGTCTGTGTCCGCTGTCATCGTCCCCTGCGAGACCACGCTGAAGCCCTACCATCCCCTCCCGGATGCGGTCGAGCTTCTGCGCAGCAGTGCCTGCCCTGCCCTGCCGGTGCAGGATCCGCTCTCGGGAAAGTTGCTCGGCCTGCTCACGCTGGAGAACATTGGCGAGATGATGATGGTGCGCGCGGCGCTGGGACAGGGACGGCAAACCACCACCTAG
- a CDS encoding thiamine pyrophosphate-dependent dehydrogenase E1 component subunit alpha gives MPATQPAVPIDSLKDSFLTAFRHMVRARILEDKLAALYRAGGRIVGGVYIGKGQEAFSSALAVYLTKGKDIYAGLIRDQAGKLAFGEQMLDCTRTYLGSSMGPMRGRDGNIHRGRPTEGLPAMISHLGSMVGVVSGMLMARRMLGKLGDAVGATSIGDGGTSTGAFHEGLNVAAVERLPLIISVANNQYAYSTPTDRQYACKSLVDRAIGYGIEGYEVDGTDLAACLAVFQNAVQRARAGHGPQMIVGNLLRLSGHGEHDDASYIPDTTRKLGRDSLLLTEQKIKEIGWLSEAELRGVREQAKDEVEKAVSQTSREPAPDPFRETWMALSSQGLAEGWEVH, from the coding sequence ATGCCTGCGACACAGCCTGCTGTTCCGATCGACTCTTTGAAGGATAGCTTTCTGACAGCCTTTCGCCACATGGTGCGGGCTCGCATCCTTGAAGACAAGCTCGCCGCTCTTTACCGCGCTGGTGGTCGTATCGTGGGCGGCGTGTACATCGGCAAAGGCCAGGAGGCCTTCAGCTCCGCTCTGGCCGTATACCTGACGAAGGGCAAGGACATCTACGCCGGCCTCATTCGCGACCAGGCGGGGAAGCTGGCGTTCGGCGAGCAGATGCTGGACTGCACCCGCACCTACCTGGGCTCTTCCATGGGGCCCATGCGTGGTCGTGACGGCAATATCCACCGCGGTCGCCCCACTGAAGGTCTGCCCGCCATGATTTCCCACCTGGGTTCCATGGTCGGCGTGGTCTCCGGCATGCTCATGGCCCGCCGCATGCTCGGCAAACTGGGCGATGCCGTGGGTGCGACCTCCATTGGTGACGGCGGCACCTCGACCGGCGCCTTTCACGAAGGCTTGAACGTGGCAGCGGTCGAACGCCTGCCATTGATTATCTCGGTCGCGAACAATCAGTACGCCTACTCCACTCCCACCGACCGCCAGTATGCCTGCAAGAGCCTGGTGGACCGTGCGATAGGCTATGGCATCGAAGGCTATGAAGTGGACGGCACCGATCTGGCTGCCTGCCTCGCCGTTTTCCAGAACGCCGTGCAGCGCGCTCGCGCAGGCCATGGTCCGCAGATGATCGTGGGGAATCTCCTCCGCCTTTCCGGACACGGAGAGCACGACGATGCCTCGTACATTCCGGACACGACCAGGAAGCTTGGCCGCGACAGCCTGTTGCTCACAGAACAGAAGATTAAAGAGATAGGCTGGCTCTCCGAAGCCGAGTTGCGCGGAGTGCGTGAGCAGGCGAAGGACGAGGTGGAAAAGGCCGTGTCCCAAACGAGCCGCGAACCCGCCCCGGATCCCTTCCGCGAAACGTGGATGGCACTCTCCTCCCAAGGCCTAGCCGAGGGATGGGAGGTGCATTGA
- the eno gene encoding phosphopyruvate hydratase, which translates to MDELLITQVIGREILDSRGNPTVEVDVYLECGVMGRAAVPSGASTGEHEALELRDGDKGRYLGKGTTKAVANVNDIIAEHIEGLPANEQVLIDKAMLDLDGTSTKSKLGANAILGVSMAVAKAAANALNQPLYKYLGGPNAKVLPVPMMNIINGGAHSDAPIDFQEFMIVPKGAPTFREALRYGAEVFHALKKILHDRGLNTAVGDEGGFAPTLDSADDALAVIAQAIEKAGYKVGQDIFFALDVAASEFHDKAKGKYVFKKSDKSERSDDEIVAYYQGLQKKYPIISIEDGCGESDWTGWKKLTDAMGAKTQLVGDDLFVTNVEFLQKGIDQGVANSILVKVNQIGSLTETFDAVELAHRHGYTSVLSHRSGETEDSTIADLAVATNCGQIKTGSLSRSDRIAKYNQLLRIEQELGDNAIYGGRMKV; encoded by the coding sequence ATGGACGAATTGCTCATCACTCAAGTCATCGGTCGTGAAATCCTGGACTCCCGCGGGAATCCTACTGTGGAAGTAGACGTGTATCTGGAGTGTGGAGTCATGGGCCGCGCGGCAGTGCCGAGCGGAGCGAGCACCGGTGAACATGAAGCGCTGGAACTGCGCGACGGCGACAAGGGTCGCTACCTTGGCAAGGGCACCACAAAGGCCGTGGCCAATGTGAATGACATCATCGCCGAGCACATCGAAGGTCTGCCCGCCAACGAACAGGTGTTGATCGACAAGGCGATGCTTGACCTCGACGGCACCAGCACCAAGAGCAAGCTCGGTGCAAACGCCATCCTTGGCGTGAGCATGGCCGTGGCCAAGGCTGCCGCCAACGCTCTGAACCAGCCCCTCTACAAGTACCTCGGCGGCCCGAACGCCAAGGTTCTCCCCGTGCCGATGATGAACATCATCAACGGTGGCGCCCACTCGGATGCCCCGATTGATTTCCAGGAGTTCATGATTGTGCCCAAGGGCGCGCCGACCTTCCGTGAAGCGCTGCGCTACGGCGCGGAAGTCTTCCACGCACTGAAGAAGATCCTCCATGACCGCGGTCTGAACACCGCCGTGGGTGACGAGGGCGGCTTCGCCCCGACGCTCGACAGCGCGGACGACGCCCTCGCGGTGATCGCCCAGGCCATCGAGAAGGCGGGCTATAAAGTGGGTCAGGACATCTTCTTCGCCCTCGACGTGGCCGCCAGCGAGTTCCACGACAAGGCCAAGGGCAAGTACGTCTTCAAGAAGAGCGACAAGTCCGAGCGCAGCGACGACGAGATCGTGGCCTACTACCAGGGACTTCAGAAGAAGTACCCGATCATCTCGATCGAAGACGGCTGCGGCGAAAGCGACTGGACGGGCTGGAAGAAGCTCACCGACGCGATGGGCGCCAAGACCCAGCTCGTGGGTGACGACCTCTTCGTGACGAACGTCGAGTTCCTGCAGAAGGGCATCGACCAGGGCGTGGCGAACTCCATCCTCGTGAAGGTGAACCAGATTGGCTCGCTGACCGAGACCTTCGACGCCGTCGAGCTGGCTCATCGCCATGGCTACACGTCGGTGCTCAGCCACCGCTCCGGTGAAACGGAAGACTCCACCATCGCCGACCTCGCCGTCGCGACGAACTGCGGACAGATCAAGACCGGCTCCCTCAGCCGCTCCGACCGGATTGCAAAGTACAACCAGCTTCTGCGCATCGAGCAGGAACTGGGTGACAACGCCATCTACGGTGGCCGCATGAAGGTCTAG
- a CDS encoding AAA family ATPase yields the protein MPDISDSQAASQLVNGYQKLRAELSKRIVGQEDVIEQVFIAMAAGGHALLEGVPGLAKTLLVKSFADAIHLTFRRIQFTPDLMPADITGTEIIQEDEQTGRRKMVFLRGPIFSQIILADEINRTPPKTQAALLEAMQERSVTVGQETFILPRPFFVLATQNPIEQEGTYPLPEAQKDRFLFLIRVAYPTRDDEREILARTTGIAGDDIQPVLSGEDLQQAQALARRVPVPDHVTDFVLDLVRATRTTEAGVSSYVKQMVGWGAGPRASQHLILSSKVRALLRGRTHVTMDDVEALATPVLRHRLVPTFHAEAEGVTVDHIVKHLLENTKRPSGKVM from the coding sequence ATGCCCGACATCTCAGATTCCCAGGCGGCCTCTCAACTGGTCAACGGTTACCAAAAGCTGCGCGCCGAGCTCTCGAAGCGAATTGTGGGTCAGGAAGACGTGATTGAGCAGGTGTTCATTGCCATGGCTGCGGGAGGCCACGCCCTTCTGGAAGGCGTACCGGGACTGGCAAAAACGCTGCTCGTCAAATCCTTCGCCGACGCCATCCATCTCACCTTCCGCCGTATCCAGTTCACCCCGGACCTCATGCCGGCGGACATCACCGGCACAGAAATCATCCAGGAAGATGAGCAGACTGGCCGCCGCAAGATGGTCTTTTTGCGAGGCCCCATCTTCTCCCAGATCATCCTGGCGGACGAAATCAACCGTACTCCGCCCAAGACTCAGGCTGCGCTGCTGGAAGCCATGCAGGAGCGCAGCGTGACCGTAGGTCAGGAGACCTTCATCTTGCCCAGACCCTTCTTCGTACTTGCCACGCAGAACCCGATTGAGCAGGAAGGCACCTATCCCCTGCCCGAAGCGCAAAAAGACCGCTTCCTCTTTCTCATCAGAGTCGCCTATCCCACCCGTGATGATGAACGCGAGATTCTGGCCCGCACCACTGGCATCGCAGGGGATGACATCCAACCCGTGCTGAGTGGTGAGGACCTGCAGCAGGCGCAGGCACTCGCGCGTCGTGTGCCGGTGCCGGATCACGTGACGGACTTCGTGCTCGACCTGGTGCGTGCCACGCGCACCACTGAGGCCGGCGTGAGCAGCTATGTGAAGCAAATGGTCGGCTGGGGCGCAGGCCCGCGTGCCAGCCAGCATCTCATCCTCTCCAGCAAGGTGCGTGCCCTGCTGCGCGGTCGCACGCATGTAACCATGGATGACGTGGAGGCCCTGGCCACCCCCGTGCTGCGCCACCGCCTCGTGCCCACCTTCCACGCCGAAGCGGAAGGCGTGACCGTGGACCACATCGTGAAGCACCTCCTTGAGAACACGAAGCGTCCGAGTGGGAAAGTGATGTGA
- a CDS encoding FtsB family cell division protein encodes MTLDEASDTHSGAERSSLLQSLVRLNRYALLLLLVPAGVIYFWPGLEWKKQEAAKHTLTELTTQRDALAHKVAKLEKKLELIKNDPEYLETMARDKLSLQKDGEIILHFEE; translated from the coding sequence ATGACTCTGGACGAAGCAAGCGACACGCACTCCGGTGCGGAACGCTCTTCGCTGCTCCAGAGTCTGGTGCGGCTGAATCGCTACGCGCTTCTCCTGCTCCTTGTCCCCGCCGGGGTCATCTACTTCTGGCCCGGCCTGGAGTGGAAGAAGCAGGAGGCCGCGAAACATACCCTTACCGAGCTCACCACCCAGCGCGACGCCCTGGCCCACAAGGTGGCCAAGCTCGAAAAGAAGCTGGAGCTCATCAAGAACGATCCCGAGTACCTCGAAACCATGGCTCGCGACAAGCTGAGCCTGCAAAAGGACGGAGAGATCATCCTTCACTTCGAGGAATAA
- a CDS encoding glycoside hydrolase family 15 protein, with the protein MKIEDYGIIGDTQTVALVGRNGSIDWLCFPRFDSAACFAALLGKEEHGCWKIAPAEDEEVIATRRAYRDGTLILETEFETADGCVRLVDAMPIRERDADIVRIVEGVRGTVRMKMLLIVRFDYGSIVPWTRHVDDRLEAVAGPDALSLWSDVETHGEGLTTVAEFEIGEGESVAFDLLWHASHQPPDKRGNTQQKIKETEQWWLDWLADAQCGGEWCKEIERSLVTLKALTYAPTGGIVAAATTSLPEFIGGVRNWDYRLCWLRDATFMLYTLMQGGHTCEARDWRDWLLRAVAGDPGKLQIMYGLAGERRLEEYELPWLPGYEGSTPVRVGNAAYSQFQLDVYGEVIDSMHQARCAGINSAPQSWAMERAILKFLETAWKEPDEGIWEVRGPRRHFTHSKLMAWVAFDRAVQAVESFGLEGPADEWKQHRDALHREICERGYNKEKQSFVQVYDGDAIDASLLMVPLVGFLPPEDERVQGTIAAVERELLVEGYVLRYLSEECSHVDGLPPGEGAFLLCSFWLADNYAMCGRLMEARALFERLLKVRNDLGLLAEQVDPRTGRMLGNFPQAFSHVGLINTARNLSKEGGPAHQRPKAGK; encoded by the coding sequence GTGAAGATTGAGGATTACGGCATCATCGGAGACACGCAGACGGTCGCCCTCGTCGGGCGGAATGGGTCCATCGACTGGCTCTGTTTTCCCCGGTTCGACTCGGCGGCGTGTTTCGCGGCACTGCTGGGGAAAGAGGAGCATGGTTGTTGGAAGATTGCACCGGCAGAGGATGAAGAGGTCATCGCCACCCGTCGTGCCTATCGCGATGGCACATTGATTCTGGAGACGGAATTTGAAACCGCCGACGGCTGCGTGCGCCTTGTGGATGCCATGCCCATCCGCGAGCGGGATGCCGACATCGTGCGAATCGTGGAGGGGGTGCGGGGTACGGTGCGCATGAAGATGCTGCTCATCGTGCGCTTTGACTATGGGTCCATTGTTCCATGGACGCGACACGTCGACGACCGGTTGGAAGCCGTCGCAGGACCGGATGCATTGAGCCTGTGGAGTGACGTGGAGACCCATGGCGAAGGACTCACGACGGTGGCGGAGTTCGAGATTGGAGAAGGGGAGAGTGTTGCCTTTGATCTTCTCTGGCATGCATCCCACCAGCCGCCGGACAAGCGCGGGAACACCCAGCAGAAAATCAAAGAGACAGAGCAGTGGTGGCTGGACTGGCTCGCAGATGCGCAGTGCGGTGGCGAGTGGTGCAAGGAGATTGAGCGCTCGCTGGTGACTCTGAAGGCGCTCACCTACGCTCCCACCGGTGGCATTGTCGCCGCAGCCACCACGTCCCTGCCGGAGTTCATCGGTGGCGTGAGGAACTGGGACTATCGACTCTGCTGGCTGCGTGATGCCACCTTCATGCTCTATACCCTCATGCAGGGCGGGCACACCTGCGAGGCGCGCGACTGGAGAGACTGGCTCTTGCGCGCCGTGGCTGGTGATCCGGGCAAGCTGCAGATCATGTATGGCCTCGCCGGTGAGCGACGCCTGGAGGAGTACGAACTGCCATGGCTGCCGGGCTATGAAGGCTCCACACCCGTGCGCGTGGGGAATGCCGCCTACAGCCAGTTCCAGTTGGATGTGTATGGCGAGGTGATTGACTCCATGCATCAGGCGCGATGCGCCGGCATCAACTCCGCCCCGCAGTCCTGGGCCATGGAGCGTGCCATCCTGAAGTTCCTTGAGACTGCATGGAAGGAGCCCGACGAAGGCATCTGGGAAGTGCGTGGTCCGCGACGCCACTTCACGCACTCGAAGCTCATGGCATGGGTCGCCTTTGATCGTGCCGTGCAGGCGGTGGAGAGCTTCGGCTTGGAAGGACCCGCCGATGAGTGGAAGCAACACCGCGATGCGCTGCATCGTGAGATCTGCGAACGCGGTTACAACAAGGAAAAGCAGTCCTTCGTGCAGGTGTATGACGGGGATGCCATTGACGCGAGCCTGCTCATGGTTCCGCTGGTCGGATTCCTGCCGCCCGAGGATGAGCGTGTGCAGGGTACCATTGCTGCCGTGGAGCGTGAGTTGCTCGTGGAGGGATATGTGCTGCGTTATCTCAGCGAGGAGTGCTCGCACGTGGATGGACTGCCGCCGGGCGAGGGCGCGTTTCTATTGTGTTCCTTCTGGCTCGCGGACAACTACGCGATGTGTGGTCGCCTCATGGAAGCGCGCGCCTTGTTCGAGAGATTGCTCAAAGTGCGCAACGATTTGGGCCTTCTCGCGGAGCAAGTGGACCCACGCACCGGACGCATGCTGGGAAATTTCCCCCAGGCTTTTTCCCATGTGGGGCTGATCAATACGGCGCGCAATCTCTCGAAGGAAGGTGGGCCTGCACACCAGAGGCCGAAGGCGGGGAAGTAG